TGGCGATGGGTGTAAATCCATTTCTCGCCATCAATGCCAATGCTGATATGGGATTTAGTAAGGTTCTTAACATCGATGTATGCCAAGCCGGTAAAGCAGCTGAATAGAAAAATATCTCTAACCAATGCTAGTCTATCCGTTTTAAAATCCTTGTTCAAAATCGATTGTATTTCAGTCTCTGAAAGAAAATTTCTTTCGACTTCTTTAATTTTGGATTTGTAGTTGTTGAAAGGGTTCTTATCTAACCAATCATTGGCCAGACAAATCTTGATTATCTTATTGAAGTTTTTAATGTATTTGACAGCTGTATTGTTGCTGCAGTTTCGAACACTTCTGAGATAAAATTCATAATCGGTAATAAATGCATGATCAATTTGTTTGATATCAACATCAGAAACTTTATATTTCCATTCCAGAAACTCAATTGTGTGCTTTAAGGATGTTGCATAACGTTCTAATGTGCCGGCAGCATATTCTTTGCCGATTAGTTCTTTAATCTTGTTGTTATGGTCCTGAAATATTGGTACAAGCATTCTTGCTCTTTCATTGCTGCCAAGTAGTTTCAATTTTAAGGATTCCGAAGTAACCGGAATGTTTTTATGAACCAATTCCATTTGAGCATCGATAATCTTCATTTTCAGAATATCGAGCTGATTATTAATTGAACGGGCTTCATCTGTAGTGCCCTTCATTTTGCCTGCATCTGCAGACCATTTAGCTAATTCTACGAATCTTCCGGTAGTAAGTTCGATTCGTTTACCATTTACTGTAATTCTTGAATAAATTGGAACAAGCCCGTTTACATTGGTTTTTGCTCTCTTAGCGTAAAAGAGAATTGAAACTTTTGCTTTCATGGTGGTGACCTTTTAGTTATTAATTAATTTAATTCTAAAATGGCTACAACACAAGATGTTCATTTTTTAAGTAGGTTATTGAATAGGCTCCTTAACAGGTTCAATAAAAACTCTGTAATCCCTCATGCATTCTAGCCTGAGGAGAAATTCGGTTACCCAGAATTACCGCAAAGTTTGGGTATCCGAATTTATCCCCTAAGGTTCACGCATTAATGAATAATTTGAAGGATATTGAAAAGAAAAAACCCTTTATATCCTACGGATTAAAGGGTTTTAATTAAATTTGCTGTTAAGCTAGCGGAGAAAGAGGGATTCGAACCCCCGGACCTGTTACAGTCAACAGTTTTCAAGACTGCCGCAATCGACCACTCTGCCATTTCTCCAATAAGTCGGGCATCAATCTCTCAATGCGGTTGCAAATATAACAACCTTTTTGATTTTGCAAAACGTTTTTGAGTAAAAAATACACATATTTTTTTTGCGTCAAGCTATTCCTTTCACTAACTGTTAATTACCTTTTTGGATAAGCAACTATTTTTATTAGTAAGGAACGTAATCGGTGATTTCTAAGCCATATCCAATCATGCCTACGCGTTTGGTTTGGGTGGTATTGGATATTAATCGAATCTTGGAAATATCAATATCGTGCAGAATTTGGGCTCCGATACCAAAGTCCTTGTTGTCCATTTTAATTTGCGGGGCTTTGAAAATGCCTTCGCTTTGCAGTTGCTTCAACTCGGTTAATCGATTCAGTAAATCGGTGGAGTCTATTTCCTGATTGATAAACAGTATGGCGCCTCGACCTTCCTCGCTTATTTGCTGAAACATATTTTCCAACTTTTTGTCCATATCGTTGGTCAAGGTGTTTAGAATATCGTTGTTGGCTTGGGAGGAATTGATTCGGGTTAGGATGGATTCCCCTAAATTCCAACTGCCTTTGGTTAAGGCCAAATGCACTTGCTTATTAGTAGTTTGCTGGTAGGCTCTCAAACGAAATTGTCCAAAGCGGGTTTCGATTTCAAAGTCTTCTTTTTTGACTATCAAACTGTCGTGCTGCATGCGGTAGGCGACCAAGTCTTCGATAGAAACTAATTTCAAATCAAATTTCTTAGCCACTTCCACCAATTGCGGTAAGCGTGCCATCGTACCGTCTTCGTTCATAATTTCAACGATAACGCCGGCCGATTTAAAGCCTGCCAAACGAGCGAAATCAATTGCCGCTTCGGTATGTCCTGTTCTACGCAATACACCGCCTTGTTTGGCTGTTAACGGGAAGATATGTCCGGGACGCGCTAAATCGTAAGGTTTAGTTTCTTCATTAACCAACGCTAAAATGGTTTTGGCCCGGTCTGAAGCCGATATGCCGGTAGTTACGCCATGACCTTTTAAATCCACCGAAACGGTAAAGGCCGTCTCCATATGGTCGGTGTTGTTTTTGACCATCGAATGCAATTCTAATTCGTTGCATCGTTTTTCGGTAAGCGGGGCACAGATTAATCCGCGTCCGTGTGTGGCCATGAAATTAATCATTTCGGGGGTTACCTTTTCGGCTGCGGCTAAAAAATCGCCTTCATTTTCACGGTCTTCATCATCTACCACAATAATGACTTTTCCTTGACGGATGTCTTCTATGGCTTCTTCAATAGTGTTGAGTTGTATTTTGGTGTTGTCCATTAGACGTTTTTATTTGTTGGGGATAGGATAGTAGTTAAATAAGTTCGATTAAAAAGATAAAACAAGATATAAAACGGAAACCCGCCCAAGAGGATAATAAAATTAGGAACATCGGTTTTTTGATGGCAAGCCGTGACCATCTTATTCAAGAGTTGCTGCGATTTCAATAAAGCGGCGTAAAAACACAGGGCCAGTATACTAATTGATATAGTAAAGACTAAGCCTTCCAGTACTCCGGAAATTAGGACTGCCAACAACAAAAAGTAGGCGGTAAGGGTTACCAACGTAAATTTGCTGTATTGTTTATTCAACGTTTCTACAAGTGAGTAATCAATCGTTTCAGGTTGAATAGCTTCTGCTTTGGTGGCTTCGGTTACTTCAGCCGGGCTTGCACCGGTTTTGGTAAAAGCTTCCATTACTTGAGGGTCAATTTCTTCCGGATGAAAGTAATCGGTCGGATTAACCGTTTGCAACACAGGCTCTGCAGTAGCAGGGAAAAATCGATTGAATATATTTACCAACCAATCAAAATTAATGCTAACCCCTCTGTCTTCGGTAGCTCTTTTGGTCAATAGTATGGCTAACGGTAATAACACTAAAGTGGCCATCCAACAGCCAAAAAATGCGGAAATCCCGTCTTCCTGCGCCACTTTTTTTCCAAAAGTATTGATGAAGTGGAAAATAATAAAAATCAGTATGGCAAAAACGATAGGCAAGCCTAATCCTCCTTTGCGAATAATTGCTCCCAAAGGCGCCCCGATAAAGAACATTAAGATACAGGCAAAGCCAATGACAAACTTGTCATAAAAAGCAATCCAGTGTTGGTTGATGTTTTTTCGCTTTTCTTCGAGTTCAAATTTTGAATTTTCTAACGAAAAATTAGTGGCATCTATAGTTCCGCTGGCTACGCGAAGAATTTGATTTTTTTGGTTTGTATCAAAATGCTCCAACAAATCAGTAGTGCTGAGTGCTGTGGCGGTCGTATCGGCTAAGCCGGAATAATTGGCGTTATTTACCGAACGTTGGTAAATATTTTCAGTAAAAGAAAGGACTTCTTTGTTGTAACTCTTTTGTAGTGAATCAATGGTATAGCGCAATTCACCAATGGTAAGCATGGTATTGGTGTTGCTGATTTGCTCCTCATCCAAATTGGCATTGTTTAATTTGGATAAATCAATATTTAGCACATAACGCTTAAAATCACTTTTAGCAAAAGGCAACTTCTTGCGGTCTTCAAACTTTTTCGGAATGATGTCTTCGTAGTAATTCCCGTCTTTTAAAACCAATTGCAGGTTATTAGAGTTTTCGCTACTGACCAATTCACCGGTTTTGGCTTTGATGACCGTGTTGCTTCCGTCGCCTGACAACGATTTTTTGTGGATGGTAACCAAGCTAAGGTATCGACCGTTATCGCCAGACTTCTTTTCTACTTTGATATTGTAATTCCCCACTTCGCTAAACTGCCCTTCGGCTATAGCCATGGCGGGTTTTACTTGAGCAATATTGCGTCGGAAATTGACAAACTTGTATTCGGCATAGGGTATGACGTTGTTGGCAAATAAAAAGGCCACAAAACTCAGGATAAGAATAAAATATGTGAGACTTCGCATGGCTCTTTGCAACGAAATTCCGGAAGATTTCATAGCGGCAAACTCATAGTTTTCGGCTAAACTTCCGAAGGTCATGATAGAGGCCAATAAGACCGAAAGGGGAAGTACTAAAGGAACCACGCTGGGCATTTTAAACAAAAGAAACTTAGCAATCATTATGATGTCTAAGTCCTTTCCGGCCAATTCAGAGATGAATAGCCATACGACCTGTAGTACGAATATGAAAAACAGAATTACAAATACCGTAGCAAATGTAACGAGGAAAGATTTTAATAAGTACCTGTCAAGTATTTTCACCCGATCGTAATTAATCTATTTTGTTGATGTAGTAATTTGGATATTTACTGGCCACAAAGGTAAACTGATTTTTTGACAAAGGTTGGTTGGTTTTAAAAGAATTAACAGTCAACGTGGTTTTAGTGCCGTTTTTACCCATTTCAATCACCGTGTAAATGTTTTTGGTTTGGGAATCGATGCCCAATAAGATTTCCTTGCGTTGGTCTTTGGCACTGGTAGGTACTAATTTGATATACTGTATTTTTCGACCTTTTACATCTTGTAAAATATCCCAGGAGAATTTATAGCCGCTGTTAAAGAAGGTCAACATTTTAGAAGGGGTAATGGCTTTTTCATCATTGTCATTCAAACTGGAAACCGTTATTTCCTCATCTTCCGGAACGATGGTATAGCTTTTTTTACCGTCAAATATTTTGGTAACCCCATAAAGTTCAGCACATACTTGTTTCCTTCGAGCAATAGATTTCCTTTGCTTTCTTTGTTGATGTTTTCTTTGCTGTTGTTTAAAGTGTATTTGAAATCAATGGTAACGTTGTTATACGTTTTGATTTTAGCGGTAACCTGGTCTAATAACTCTTTTGCTTTTTTATCCTGAGCTTGGCCAGAGAAGCTAACTAATAGGAATAAGGCAATCGAAAGTACTTTGTTCATTTTAAGAATTGTTTTGTTCATTGTTAAAAAATTGCTCTAAAGAAGCCAGGTCGGTAATGTTAACACTGCGCGCTTTGCTTCCTTCAAACGGACCTACAATACCGGCAGCTTCCAATTGATCAATCAATCTTCCGGCACGGTTATAGCCCAGTTTCAACTTTCTTTGCAATAATGATGCCGAACCTTGTTGTGCGGTAACAATTATTTCGGCGGCCTCTCGGAACATGCTGTCTCTTTCCGAGATATCAAACTCCAAATTAACGCCGCTTCCTTCTTCACCAATGTATTCCGGCAACAGGTAAGCGCTGGCATAAGCTTTTTGCGAACCAATATAATCTACAATTCTTTCTACTTCGGGGGTGTCCACAAAGGCACATTGCACCCGCACCAAGTCGTTCCCGTTAGTATATAATAAGTCTCCGCGACCAATCAATTGATCAGCTCCTTGCGTATCCAAGATTGTTCTGGAATCAATTTTAGACGTTACTCTAAACGCAATACGAGCCGGGAAGTTGGCTTTAATAATTCCGGTAATTACATTAACCGAAGGACGTTGTGTGGCAATAATCAAGTGAATACCAATAGCACGGGCTAATTGCGCCAAACGGGCAATAGGCGTTTCTACTTCTTTACCGGCCGTCATAATCAAATCAGCAAACTCATCCACCACCAACACTATATATGGTAGGAAGCGGTGACCGTGTTCCGGATTCAGTTTACGGGCTTTGAATTTTTCGTTGTATTCTTTGATGTTACGAACCATAGCATCCTTTAGTAAGGAATACCTGTTGTCCATTTCAACACAAAGCGAATTTAAGGTGTTGATTACTTTGGTATTGTCGGTAATAATAGCGTCTTCGGTGTCCGGTAATTTGGCCAAATAATGGCGTTCTATTTTATTGAACAGCGTAAGCTCTACCTTTTTCGGATCGACCAAAACAAACTTTACTTCAGCCGGATGTTTTTTATACAGCAACGAAGCCAATACAGCATTCAGTCCGACTGATTTTCCTTGTCCGGTAGCCCCGGCCATCAGCAAGTGTGGCATTTTGGCTAAATCAACCACAAAGGTTTCATTGGATATGGTTTTACCTAAAGCGATTGGTAATTCCATTTCCGCTTCCTGAAACTTAGCCGAAGCAATAACCGTTCGCATTGGTACAATAGTTGGGTTTTTATTAGGCACCTCAATACCAATCGTTCCTTTTCCGGGAATAGGGGCAATGATACGAATGCCTAAAGCGGCCAGTGACAAAGCAATATCGTCTTCCAAGCTTTTGATTTTGGAAATACGAATACCGGCTTCGGGCACAATTTCATATAAGGTTACCGAAGGACCAACAGTCGCTTTGATTTGGGCAATATCGATTTTGTAGTTTTTCAGGGTTTCTACAATTCGGTTTTTATTTTCTTCTAACTCTTCCTGATTGATGGTAATCCCCACAGAGGAGTATTCTTTTAATAAATCAATGGTTGGGAATTTATAATTGGAAAGCTCTAAAGTAGGATCAAACTCGCCAAAGTCAGCCACTAATTTGGCTGCCAAGTTTTCTTCCATAACATCTTCATCAGGAGCTTGTTCAATAACAAAATCTTTATCATTGGTTTCAATGATTACCGGCTCAGGAGCAGGGGTGACGGCTTTAATGGTTGGTTCCAAATTAATCTCAGAGGCATGCTCAATGGTTGGCTTTAACGCTTCTTTATTGATTTCGAATGGAGAAGGTTTTAAAGTAGGTTCTTCTATTTCTTCTTCAAGTTCTTCTTTTACAGCAAACTCTTCCAAGTTGTAATCGGTTCCCTTGCTGTCGTTGACCATGCTGTTTAAATCTTCTTTGATGTCTTTGTGTTTCTTTTCAAAGAATGACTTGATGGCTTCCGGAGAGACTTTGATTTTAAAGATTAAATAGATGACCATGGCGAAGACTATCCCCAATAAGGTTCCCATTTTGCCAATATAATCCTGAAGGAATAAATTCATTTCATAACCGATGGTTCCGCCTAACTCCGGCAAAGTGATAGCAAAAAAGCCAAACATCATCGATAGAACTACTAAAGCAAACAAATCCCAAAACCAAGTGTTTTTGAGTTTTTTTATAGGTAAATCTAAAATCAGGAAGGCACCGCTAAGGAATAGGAGTTTGACAAAAAGGAAAGAGGCTACTCCAAAACCGCGGTAAATAAACAAGTCGGCTATATAAGCTCCGAATTTACCCAGCCAGTTTTGAACTACTTCCTCTCTGTCGGTAAAAGCGTCAACGGCACTCTGATCGGCCTGACCGGAAACAAAGAAAGAAATAAACGAAACTAAAAAAGCAATCGATACTAAAACCAACAAAAAACCAAAGAGCATACGATACTGCTTTTTAGTCTTTAGTATTTTAATTTCCGAATTGGGGTCTTTCTTAGAATCGGGAGTTTCTTTTTTTACTGTTTTCGCCATTGGTTATTTATAAACGCTATAAAAATAGAAATTTAATCGAATGTTTACAGGAATTTTGGAACATAAATTAATAAAAGTACCGCAATAGCCGCAGTAGCCGCAAACATTACTGCACCGGCCGCAATATCTTTGATAAAGCCAATTTTTTCGTGAAATTCAGGATGAATGAAGTCGGCAATTTTTTCTACAGCGGTATTTAAACTTTCCACGCCCAATACTAAACCAAAGGCCAGGATTTGCAGCATCCATTCGTAACGGTCAATATGAAAATAAAAACCGGCAATGATACTCAAGACTCCTATAGTGGACTGCACCATGACACTGTGCTCGGTGGTGATTAATTTGATGGCGCCTTTAACAGCAAACCCTACGCTTTTTAAGCGCCCTGTAAAAAAAGAGTTGTCTTTTTGGAATTCCATACCGTATACAATTATAGAGCGGCTAAGGCCAATTCGTAATTAGGTTCATCGGCAATTTCCGGAACTTGTTCGGTGTATTTAACGATTCCGTTTTCATCTAATACTATTACCACGCGGGAATGTAACCCGGCTAAAGCACCGTCAGTCATTTCCAAACCGTAGTCTTTTCCGAAGTTTCCGGTATTGAAATCAGACAAACAAATGACGTTGTCTAATCCTTCAGCGCCACAAAAACGTTTGAAAGCAAAAGGCAAATCGCGCGCAATACACAGTACTTTTGTATTGGCTAAAGCACTGGCTTTGGCATTAAACGTTCGGGTTGACGTGGCACAAGTACCGGTATCAACACTCGGGTAGATGTTTAAAATTACTTTTGAACCGGCAAAATCCGCTAAGGAAGCACGTCCTAAATCAGTTTTTATCAATTGAAAATCAGGCGCTTTTGAACCTATTTTTGGTAATTCACCGTTGGTGTGTATCGGATTTCCTCCTAAAGTTATAGATGCCATATCGTGTTAAATTTTAAGCGTCAAAAGTAGTAAAAATATTTAGGATTTGGGATATGTTATACCGGTTCCTGATAAATAGTTATAAAATCATTTGGAGTGTAGTATACTTTTATCGTAATATTGCAATATAAAAATATAATAACCGGTTATGGGTGCTTCAAAATCTGAATTTTTTACCGCAGAACAAAACGAATTAGCTACTGTATTCAAAGCCATGTCTCATCCGGCGCGAGTGGCTATCATCGAGTATTTACTCAAAGTTGATACTTGTATTTGTGGTGATATTGTAAACGAGTTGCCTTTAGCGCAACCTACCGTATCCCAACATTTAAAGGAGTTGAAGAATGCCGGCCTCATCAAAGGCAATATTGAAGGAACAGCTATTTGTTATTGTATCAATCCGGATATGATGAAGAAAATAGAAGCCCATTTCTTTGCCATTTCCAAACAATTAAAAAGTAAATGCTGTTAAGCTGCTCAGCTATTCTATAATGTTTAACAATTTAATACAGTACAAAAATGAAACTATCACAAATAAAATCAGAATTACAAAAGTTGTCTACTATCGCTTTTCAATTGCCCAACGGTGATTTGGTACCCAGTCATTTTCATGTGACCGAAGTGGGGAAAATAGCGAAACACTTTATTGATTGTGGCGGAACCGTTCGTACGGAAGAAGTAGCCAACTTTCAATTGTGGGAAGCCAATGATTATGACCACCGTTTGCATCCCGAAAAACTGGTACACATTATTGAACTTTCAGAAAAAATCTTGCAGTTGCCCGATTTAGAAATAGAAGTGGAATACCAAATGGCAGACAGCATCGGTAAATTCAGTTTGGATTTTGATGGCACTACTTTTCTTTTAACCTCAAAACAAACTACTTGTTTGGCCAAAGATCACTGCGGTATCCCGCCTGAAAAAATGAAAGTTAAACTAGGCGAGTGGAAACCTAAAGAAACGCAATGTTGTACACCGGAATCTAACTGTTGCTAAATTGTCGTTTATGAATAAAAAAGAGCATTGGGAAAACGTTTTTACTACCAAAACAGAAAAAGAGGTGAGCTGGTATCAAGCTTATCCGCAAACTTCAGTCGATTTCTTTGCGGCACTTCAGTTGCCCAAAGACGCTAAAATCATTGATGTGGGAGGAGGCGACAGCTATTTTATAGATGCTTTGCTGGATTTAGGCTATACCCAACTGACTTTGCTTGATATTTCAGGAAAAGCCATAGAGCGTATTAAGAAGAGGTTGGGTGAAAAAGCAGCTCATGTTACCTTTATTGAATCGGATATTTTAGATTTTAATCCCATCGAGCACTATGATTTTTGGCATGATCGAGCCTGTTTTCATTTCCTGACCGAAGCAGCACAAATTGAGCAGTATGCCGATATTGTTGATAAGGCGCTGACCAAAGGAGGGAGGATGTTTATTGGTGCTTTCTCCGATAAAGGCCCAAAGAAATGCAGTGGCTTGGAGATCAAACAGTACAACATGGAAAGCCTGAGGTTTGTTTTTGAAAAAGAATTCCAACTCAAAGGCTGTTTCACTGAAGACCATATAACCCCTTTTGACACAGTTCAAAATTTTATTTTTTGTGGGTTTAAAAGAAAGGCATAAGTATGAAAGCACTCCGGCATATTATTCAAAACCTGTCAGTTGACACTGTTTCAGCAGGCAGAAAAGAAGTGTTACAGTCACTGATTGATTATATAAAAGAAAAAAAACGGAGGCATCAGGACATTCGATTGGTTTTTATCTGTACCCATAACTCCCGCAGGAGTCATTTGGCTCAGGTATGGGCACAAACTATGGCGTTTCATTTCGGGATAAGGAATGTGTTTTGTTATTCGGGTGGAACAGAGGTCACAGCTGTATTTCCGAAAGTAGTTGAAACTATAGTGAATCAGGGGTTTGAACTGGAGAAACGGAGTGATACTACTAATCCGGTTTATGCTGTTAAGTTTGACGAAAATGAACCGCCTGTTCTTTGTTTTTCCAAAATGTTTGATGATGTGTTTAATCCTAAAAATGCCTTTGCTGCTGTGATGACTTGCTCGTCAGCCGACGAAGGTTGTCCGTTTATTGCCGGTGCTGAAAAGCGTTTCCCTATTCGTTATGACGACCCGAAAACCTTTGACGGTACCGAATTAATGGAGACTAAATATGCTGAACGCAGTGTAGAAATTGCCACCGAAATGTATTATGTCTTTTCACAAGTTAACTAAAAATGAGTACACGTAAGCGCTTAACCTTTCTCGATAATTATTTGACCCTTTGGATATTTTTGGCCATGACTCTGGGCGTAGCAATCGGTTATTTTATTCCGGCTATACCCAAAACGTTCAATGGTTTATCTTCCGGAACCACAAACATTCCTTTAGCTATCGGGTTAATCCTGATGATGTATCCGCCTTTGACTAAAGTCGATTTTTCTAAAATACCCTTAATGCTTCAAAAGCCCAAACTCCTGATTACCTCTTTTTTGATTACCTGGATAGTGGGGCCTTTTTTAATGTTTGCTTTATCACTATTGTTTCTGAAAGATTTTCCGGAGTATATGACCGGTTTAATCATCATCGGTTTGGCACCTTGTATTGCCATGGTGATTGTTTGGAACGAATTGGCCGAAGGCAACCGTGAATTAACAGCAGGGTTAGTTGGAATTAACAGCTTACTGCAGGTATTCTTCTTTGGTCTGTATGCCTATTTCTATTTAGAAATCATGTTGCCTTTATTTGGTGTCAAAGGCTTAGCCCTAAATATTACTATTGCTCAAATTGCGACTACCGTTGGGATTTATCTCGGAATTCCGTTTGTATTGGCTGTCATCAGTCGGTACAGTATTAGGAAATTTTTGGGTGACCGATGGTTTAACCAAACCTTTATTCCCTTTGTATCTCCCATCACGCTGATGGCTTTATTGTTCACCATCGTGGTAATGTTCAGCCTGAAAGGTGCCATGATAGTCGATTTGCCTTTGGATGTTCTCAGGGTCGCTGTGCCGTTAGTTATTTTCTTTGCTATCATGTTCTTTCTGATGTTTTTTATGTCCAAAAAAATTGGAGCCGATTATCGAGATGCTGTAGCTTTATCTTTTACCGCTTCGGGCAATAATTTCGAATTGGCTATAGCGGTTTCTATAGGTGTTTTTGGGATTAACAGCGGACAAGCTTTTGCCGGAGTCATAGGGCCTTTGGTGGAAGTTCCGGCATTAATTCTGTTAGTGAAAGTGGCTTTTTGGTTAAAGAAAAAGTAGTATAAATAAAAAACCGCTCCTGTAAAAGAAGCGGCTTACTATAAATTTAATAATCTGATAATATTACACGTGCAAAGCTCTGTTATCTGTAGCGGCCAAGGCAGCTTCTTTCACGGCTTCTGCAAAAGTTGGGTGGGCATGTGACATACGAGAGATATCTTCGGCACTGGCTCTGAATTCCATAGCCGTTACGGCTTCCGCAATTAAATCAGCACAACGGGCACCAATCATATGGATTCCCAAAACTTCATCGGTTTTAGCATCGGCTAATATTTTTACAAAACCATCATTATCGGCACTGGCACGCGCTCTTCCTAAAGCTTTGAAAGGGAAACTTCCGGCTTTGTAAGCTACTCCGGCTTCTTTTAGTTGCTCTTCGGTTTTACCTACAGCGGCTACTTCAGGCCAAGTATAAACAACTCCCGGAATTAAATTATAATCAATATGTGGTTTTTGTCCGGCCAAAATTTCGGCCACCAAAGTTCCTTCTTCTTCGGCTTTATGAGCCAGCATGGCACCACGTACTACGTCACCAATAGCGTAAATGTTAGGCACATTGGTTTGTAAGTGGTCATTAACTTCAACCATACCGCGGTCAGTAAGTTTTACGCCTGCTTTATCTGCGGCTAATCCGTCAGTATAAGGACGACGTCCTACGGCTACTAAGCAATAATCACCGTCAAAAGTTACCGTATTTCCTTTGGCATCATCGGCTTGTACAGTTACGTTTTTGCCTTTTCTTTCTACCGATTTCACTTTGTGTGACGTGTAGAATTTCATGCCTTGTTTTTTCAACACTTTGGTTAATTCTTTAGATAAACCGGCATCCATACCCGGAATGATACGGTCTAAAAACTCAACCACCGAAACCTGTGCGCCTAATCTAAGGTACACTTGTCCCAATTCGATTCCGATAACCCCACCACCAATGATGATTAAGTGTTTCGGCACTTCAGGCAATTTCAATGCTTCGGTAGAGGTGATGATTCTTTCTTTATCTAATTTGATAAAAGGCAAGGCAGACGGTTTTGAACCGGTAGCAATTACTATGTTTTTACCTTCGATTACTTCTGAAGTACCATCGGCTTTAGTTACTTTTACGTGAGTAGCGTCTTCAAACGAACCCAATCCTTCAAAAACGGTAATTTTGTTTTTATCCATTAAAAACTTAACACCGCCCGAAGTCTGATCGACAACGGCTTGTTTGCGGGCAATCATTTTTTCTAAATTAACCTTTACGTTACCCGATACCTCGATACCGTGATCAGCAAAGTGCTGCAATTCTTCATAATGGTGAGAAGAAGCTAACAACGCTTTAGAGGGAATACAACCTACGTTAAGGCAAGTACCTCCCAGAGTAGAATATTTTTCTATAATGGCGGTTTTGAAACCTAATTGGG
Above is a genomic segment from Flavobacterium phycosphaerae containing:
- a CDS encoding site-specific integrase, which codes for MKAKVSILFYAKRAKTNVNGLVPIYSRITVNGKRIELTTGRFVELAKWSADAGKMKGTTDEARSINNQLDILKMKIIDAQMELVHKNIPVTSESLKLKLLGSNERARMLVPIFQDHNNKIKELIGKEYAAGTLERYATSLKHTIEFLEWKYKVSDVDIKQIDHAFITDYEFYLRSVRNCSNNTAVKYIKNFNKIIKICLANDWLDKNPFNNYKSKIKEVERNFLSETEIQSILNKDFKTDRLALVRDIFLFSCFTGLAYIDVKNLTKSHISIGIDGEKWIYTHRQKTESASKIPILPITQMIIDKYENHPQSNNQEVLLPILSNQKMNAYLKEIAAICEIEKELTFHIARHTFATTVTLTNGVPIESVSKMLGHKNIKTTQHYAKILDKKVSDDMAILKEKFALKSINIKHA
- the ribB gene encoding 3,4-dihydroxy-2-butanone-4-phosphate synthase, translated to MDNTKIQLNTIEEAIEDIRQGKVIIVVDDEDRENEGDFLAAAEKVTPEMINFMATHGRGLICAPLTEKRCNELELHSMVKNNTDHMETAFTVSVDLKGHGVTTGISASDRAKTILALVNEETKPYDLARPGHIFPLTAKQGGVLRRTGHTEAAIDFARLAGFKSAGVIVEIMNEDGTMARLPQLVEVAKKFDLKLVSIEDLVAYRMQHDSLIVKKEDFEIETRFGQFRLRAYQQTTNKQVHLALTKGSWNLGESILTRINSSQANNDILNTLTNDMDKKLENMFQQISEEGRGAILFINQEIDSTDLLNRLTELKQLQSEGIFKAPQIKMDNKDFGIGAQILHDIDISKIRLISNTTQTKRVGMIGYGLEITDYVPY
- a CDS encoding DNA translocase FtsK produces the protein MAKTVKKETPDSKKDPNSEIKILKTKKQYRMLFGFLLVLVSIAFLVSFISFFVSGQADQSAVDAFTDREEVVQNWLGKFGAYIADLFIYRGFGVASFLFVKLLFLSGAFLILDLPIKKLKNTWFWDLFALVVLSMMFGFFAITLPELGGTIGYEMNLFLQDYIGKMGTLLGIVFAMVIYLIFKIKVSPEAIKSFFEKKHKDIKEDLNSMVNDSKGTDYNLEEFAVKEELEEEIEEPTLKPSPFEINKEALKPTIEHASEINLEPTIKAVTPAPEPVIIETNDKDFVIEQAPDEDVMEENLAAKLVADFGEFDPTLELSNYKFPTIDLLKEYSSVGITINQEELEENKNRIVETLKNYKIDIAQIKATVGPSVTLYEIVPEAGIRISKIKSLEDDIALSLAALGIRIIAPIPGKGTIGIEVPNKNPTIVPMRTVIASAKFQEAEMELPIALGKTISNETFVVDLAKMPHLLMAGATGQGKSVGLNAVLASLLYKKHPAEVKFVLVDPKKVELTLFNKIERHYLAKLPDTEDAIITDNTKVINTLNSLCVEMDNRYSLLKDAMVRNIKEYNEKFKARKLNPEHGHRFLPYIVLVVDEFADLIMTAGKEVETPIARLAQLARAIGIHLIIATQRPSVNVITGIIKANFPARIAFRVTSKIDSRTILDTQGADQLIGRGDLLYTNGNDLVRVQCAFVDTPEVERIVDYIGSQKAYASAYLLPEYIGEEGSGVNLEFDISERDSMFREAAEIIVTAQQGSASLLQRKLKLGYNRAGRLIDQLEAAGIVGPFEGSKARSVNITDLASLEQFFNNEQNNS
- a CDS encoding diacylglycerol kinase gives rise to the protein MEFQKDNSFFTGRLKSVGFAVKGAIKLITTEHSVMVQSTIGVLSIIAGFYFHIDRYEWMLQILAFGLVLGVESLNTAVEKIADFIHPEFHEKIGFIKDIAAGAVMFAATAAIAVLLLIYVPKFL
- the tpx gene encoding thiol peroxidase, whose product is MASITLGGNPIHTNGELPKIGSKAPDFQLIKTDLGRASLADFAGSKVILNIYPSVDTGTCATSTRTFNAKASALANTKVLCIARDLPFAFKRFCGAEGLDNVICLSDFNTGNFGKDYGLEMTDGALAGLHSRVVIVLDENGIVKYTEQVPEIADEPNYELALAAL
- a CDS encoding ArsR/SmtB family transcription factor produces the protein MGASKSEFFTAEQNELATVFKAMSHPARVAIIEYLLKVDTCICGDIVNELPLAQPTVSQHLKELKNAGLIKGNIEGTAICYCINPDMMKKIEAHFFAISKQLKSKCC
- a CDS encoding DUF6428 family protein codes for the protein MKLSQIKSELQKLSTIAFQLPNGDLVPSHFHVTEVGKIAKHFIDCGGTVRTEEVANFQLWEANDYDHRLHPEKLVHIIELSEKILQLPDLEIEVEYQMADSIGKFSLDFDGTTFLLTSKQTTCLAKDHCGIPPEKMKVKLGEWKPKETQCCTPESNCC
- a CDS encoding class I SAM-dependent methyltransferase, with the protein product MNKKEHWENVFTTKTEKEVSWYQAYPQTSVDFFAALQLPKDAKIIDVGGGDSYFIDALLDLGYTQLTLLDISGKAIERIKKRLGEKAAHVTFIESDILDFNPIEHYDFWHDRACFHFLTEAAQIEQYADIVDKALTKGGRMFIGAFSDKGPKKCSGLEIKQYNMESLRFVFEKEFQLKGCFTEDHITPFDTVQNFIFCGFKRKA